A single region of the Enterococcus mundtii genome encodes:
- the mnmE gene encoding tRNA uridine-5-carboxymethylaminomethyl(34) synthesis GTPase MnmE produces MAEITLEFDTIAAISTPPGEGAISIVRLSGDQALTIANKVYQSGNKQLLDVPSHTIHYGHIVDPKSEQLVDEVMVSVMRAPRTFTREDVVEINCHGGIVVVNQILQLLLREGARLAEPGEFTKRAFLNGRVDLSQAEAVMDLIRAKTDKAMGVALNQLDGNLSALIRSLRQEILETLAQVEVNIDYPEYDDIEELTTKLLLEKAQMIQQRIEVLLATSQQGKVLREGLSTAIIGRPNVGKSSLLNHLLREEKAIVTDIAGTTRDVIEEYVNVRGVPLKLIDTAGIRETEDIVEQIGVARSRKALAESELILLVLNQSEPLTIEDEQLLEATKGLKRIILLNKTDLPKQLEEDKLLSLIEDEPVFAVSVANNEGLDRLETAISELFFGGQTGERDATYVSNTRHIALLEKAAISLQEVIAGIDAGMPVDLVQMDMTRCWDYLGEVVGDSVQDELITQLFSQFCLGK; encoded by the coding sequence GTTTAAGCGGTGATCAAGCGTTGACCATTGCCAATAAAGTCTATCAAAGTGGCAATAAACAGTTGTTGGATGTTCCTAGTCATACGATTCATTATGGGCATATCGTCGATCCCAAAAGTGAACAATTAGTCGATGAAGTCATGGTATCCGTCATGCGCGCACCACGAACATTTACCCGAGAAGATGTTGTAGAAATCAATTGCCATGGGGGCATCGTTGTCGTCAATCAAATTTTACAGCTTCTATTAAGAGAAGGCGCACGTTTAGCAGAGCCAGGAGAATTTACAAAGCGTGCCTTTTTAAATGGACGAGTTGATTTATCCCAAGCTGAAGCAGTCATGGACCTGATCCGTGCGAAAACAGACAAGGCGATGGGTGTCGCGTTGAACCAATTAGATGGAAATCTGTCTGCATTGATCCGTTCCCTTCGACAAGAAATTTTAGAGACATTAGCACAAGTCGAAGTGAATATCGATTACCCTGAATATGATGATATCGAAGAATTGACGACAAAACTTCTATTAGAAAAAGCGCAGATGATCCAACAACGTATCGAAGTTCTTTTAGCAACATCACAACAAGGCAAGGTCTTACGAGAAGGATTAAGTACGGCCATCATCGGTCGTCCAAACGTTGGTAAGTCAAGCTTACTGAACCATTTATTACGAGAAGAAAAAGCCATCGTGACAGATATTGCGGGAACGACAAGAGATGTGATTGAAGAATACGTCAATGTTCGTGGCGTACCGTTGAAACTGATCGACACAGCAGGTATTCGGGAAACAGAAGATATCGTGGAACAAATCGGTGTTGCTCGTAGTCGTAAAGCTTTGGCAGAATCTGAATTGATCTTACTTGTCTTGAATCAAAGCGAGCCGTTGACGATTGAAGATGAACAGTTGTTGGAAGCAACAAAAGGATTGAAACGGATCATTCTATTGAATAAAACTGATTTACCGAAACAATTAGAGGAAGACAAGCTTTTATCATTGATCGAGGATGAACCAGTATTCGCTGTTTCGGTTGCCAATAATGAAGGATTAGACCGATTAGAAACGGCCATCTCTGAGTTGTTCTTTGGCGGGCAAACTGGCGAAAGAGATGCAACTTATGTATCCAATACCCGTCATATTGCCTTGCTCGAAAAAGCGGCCATCTCTTTACAAGAAGTGATCGCAGGAATCGATGCGGGTATGCCTGTTGACCTAGTTCAAATGGATATGACTCGCTGTTGGGATTACCTTGGTGAAGTCGTAGGAGATAGTGTCCAAGATGAACTGATCACACAATTGTTTAGTCAATTTTGTCTTGGAAAATAA
- the mnmG gene encoding tRNA uridine-5-carboxymethylaminomethyl(34) synthesis enzyme MnmG codes for MNHYQAEEYDVIVVGAGHAGSEAALAAARMGSKTLLLTINLDMVAFMPCNPSVGGPAKGVVVREIDALGGEMGKNIDKTYIQMRMLNTGKGPAVRALRAQADKHAYASEMKHTIEKEENLTLRQGIVEELIVEDGVCHGVVTSTGASYRSKAVVITAGTALRGEIIIGELKYSSGPNNSQPSIGLANHLKELGFAIDRFKTGTPPRVKSSTIDYSVTEEQPGDKEPNHFSFATPDSAYNLEQEPCWLTYTGETTHQIIRDNLHRAPMFTGIVEGVGARYCPSIEDKIVRFADKPRHQLFLEPEGLNTEEVYVQGLSTSLPEDVQVDMLHSIAGLEKAEMMRTGYAIEYDVVEPHQLRPTLETKVVENLYTAGQTNGTSGYEEAAGQGLIAGINAALKVQGKEPLVIKRSDGYIGVMIDDLVTKGTNEPYRLLTSRAEYRLLLRHDNADLRLTEMGHQIGLVKEDQYAAYLKKKAAVEQEIKRLMNVRIKPTAEVQAFLAELNAAPLKDGVLASDFLRRPEITYADLLRFIPENAELTRKEIEQVEIQLKYEGYIKKALEKVEKLKRMEAKRIPENIDYAAINGLATEAKQKLQKIRPETIAQASRISGVNPADLSILMVYIEQGKIAKVETSA; via the coding sequence TTGAATCATTATCAAGCAGAAGAATATGATGTGATCGTTGTCGGTGCAGGACATGCTGGTTCAGAAGCCGCTTTGGCTGCTGCACGTATGGGGTCAAAAACGTTACTATTAACGATCAATTTAGATATGGTGGCATTTATGCCATGTAACCCTTCCGTCGGCGGTCCAGCCAAAGGCGTTGTCGTACGCGAGATTGATGCACTAGGCGGCGAAATGGGTAAGAATATTGATAAGACATACATTCAAATGAGAATGTTGAACACTGGGAAAGGACCTGCTGTCCGAGCATTACGTGCACAAGCAGACAAGCATGCCTATGCCAGTGAAATGAAACATACAATTGAAAAAGAAGAGAATTTGACACTAAGACAAGGAATCGTTGAAGAATTGATCGTTGAAGATGGGGTTTGTCATGGTGTAGTCACTTCAACCGGTGCAAGCTATCGTTCAAAAGCAGTCGTTATCACTGCAGGTACCGCATTACGTGGTGAGATTATTATCGGTGAATTAAAATATTCATCTGGTCCGAATAACTCACAACCATCAATTGGTTTAGCCAATCACTTAAAAGAATTAGGTTTTGCCATTGATCGTTTTAAAACCGGAACGCCTCCACGTGTGAAATCAAGTACGATCGATTACTCTGTTACAGAAGAACAACCGGGAGACAAGGAGCCAAATCATTTTAGCTTTGCCACACCGGACAGTGCCTATAACTTAGAACAAGAACCTTGTTGGTTGACTTATACAGGTGAAACGACCCATCAAATCATTCGTGACAATCTTCACCGCGCACCAATGTTTACAGGAATCGTTGAAGGCGTCGGCGCACGTTACTGCCCATCGATCGAAGACAAAATCGTCCGTTTTGCAGACAAACCACGTCATCAACTCTTTTTAGAACCAGAAGGATTGAATACAGAAGAAGTGTATGTTCAAGGGCTTTCAACTTCACTTCCAGAAGACGTCCAAGTGGATATGTTGCATTCGATTGCTGGATTAGAAAAAGCAGAAATGATGCGTACGGGCTATGCCATTGAGTACGATGTGGTCGAACCACACCAGTTACGTCCAACATTAGAAACGAAAGTCGTAGAAAATCTTTATACGGCCGGTCAAACCAATGGGACAAGTGGATATGAAGAAGCAGCGGGACAAGGGCTGATTGCAGGAATCAATGCAGCATTGAAGGTTCAAGGAAAAGAGCCATTAGTCATCAAACGTAGTGACGGCTATATCGGTGTCATGATCGATGATTTAGTCACAAAAGGAACGAATGAACCTTATCGCTTACTGACGTCCCGAGCAGAATATCGTTTACTTCTTCGTCATGATAATGCTGATCTACGCCTAACGGAAATGGGTCACCAGATCGGTTTAGTAAAAGAAGATCAATATGCTGCTTACTTGAAAAAGAAAGCAGCAGTTGAACAAGAAATCAAACGTTTGATGAACGTTCGTATCAAACCGACAGCAGAAGTCCAAGCCTTTTTAGCAGAATTAAATGCTGCACCATTAAAAGATGGTGTGCTAGCAAGTGATTTCTTGCGTCGCCCAGAAATCACCTATGCCGATCTATTACGATTTATTCCAGAAAATGCGGAGTTAACACGTAAAGAAATCGAGCAAGTTGAAATTCAACTAAAATACGAAGGATACATCAAAAAAGCATTAGAAAAAGTAGAAAAACTAAAACGGATGGAAGCCAAACGCATCCCAGAAAACATTGACTACGCTGCGATCAACGGATTAGCAACGGAAGCAAAACAAAAGCTTCAAAAAATCCGTCCAGAAACCATCGCACAAGCAAGCCGCATCAGCGGTGTCAATCCAGCGGACCTAAGCATCTTGATGGTCTATATCGAACAAGGGAAGATTGCGAAAGTGGAAACATCTGCTTAA